TGACGTTAGGTCTGCCGATGAAGATCCGGTCATGCTGAGTGGAACCCAGGTTCTCTTCATCTGTCAACAGTTCTTCATACAGCTTCTCGCCTTCACGGATGCCTGAGAAGGTGATGTCAATGTCCTTGTACGGCTCGTAACCGGACAGTGTGATTAAGTCCTCGGCCAGCGTCAGAATCTTAACTGGTGCTCCCATATCCAGGACAAATACTTCTCCGCCATTCGCGAAGGAGCCGGACTGGATCACCAGTTGAACGGCCTCGGGAATAGTCATGAAGTAACGGACCATCTCGGGATGCGTTACGGTGACAGGCCCACCGGCGGCAATCTGCTGCTTGAAGGCGGGAATGACACTGCCCCGGCTGCCTAATACGTTACCGAAGCGTACCGCAGAGAACTTGGTAGGGCTTGCTACATTGAGACTCTGCACATACATCTCGGCAATCCGTTTCGTGGCTCCCATGACGCTGGTCGGGTTCACGGCCTTGTCGGACGAGATCATCACGAAGCGCTCTGCACCATACATGTCCGCACAGTCGGCTACATTGCGGGTCCCGAAGACATTATTCTTGATGGCTTCGGAAGGGTTGCGCTCCATCAGAGGAACGTGCTTATGTGCTGCCGCATGAAAGACCACCTGCGGCTTATAGCTCTGGAATACATCCATTAACCGGGTGCGGTCCTGAACGTCAGCAATTACAGTCACGATCTCCAGGTAAGGGAAACTCTTGCGCAGCTCCATCTCAATCGTATAGATACTATTCTCGCCATGTCCCAGAATCAGCAGCTTGTCCGGTGCGAAAGGTGAGATCTGGCGGCATAGCTCTGAGCCAATCGAACCGCCCGCGCCTGTTACCAGTACGGTTTTGTTATGAACATAGCCCAGAATACTGTTCATGTCTGCAACAATCGGCTCACGGCCCAGAAGGTCCTCTACGCTGACATCGCGGAGCTTCTTGACAGAGATTTTGCCTGCGATCAGATCGTTCAGTGCCGGGATAATCTTCAGCTTCGCGCCTGTAGCCTTGGCCAGATTAATAATCTCGGATATTTGGGTTCTGGAAACCGAGGGCATAGCGATAATAATCTCGTGAATCTCCTTTTCCTTCACAATCCGCGGAATATCATAACGGTTACCCAGTACAGGTACACTCAGTATGGACATGTGATATTTATCTGCGCTGTCATCGATGAATCCAACCAGCCGGGTGCTCGCGAAGGAAGGTCCCGTCAGTTCTTTGGCAATGAGGATTCCGCAATCTCCGGCTCCGACAATCAGCGTATGAAGCTCTGTATTCTTATTGTTGCTCCGTTCACTGCGGAAGACTCTCCAGAAAAAACGTACGCCCCCCACCAGCAGCAGAACCGTCTCCATCGCCCGGACTTCTATGCTGAATGGCACGCGCTCGGGCAGGATGATATAAGCGGCAACGTAAGATAACAACGCTCCTACTACAATAGCTTTGAGAACCGATATAATCTCGTTAATACTGGCATATTGCCACATTCTGCGGTAGAGTCCGAAGTAGACTAGGCTTCCCCCGACGGCCACCGTGGAGATTAGGCCGAACACGATCATCTGTACCACATATTCCGGCGGAATCTCATTGTAGAAGCGGAACAGGTAGGACGTCACGATGCTGAACCATATGATCGCAACATCGATCATGAATAATACCAACACTCTTTTTTTTGCTGTCATTTTCAGTGCCTCCAAAAACAACAATTTATCTATTAAACAATTCAGTTGCCATAGTAGTAATAGTAGTAGCCTTCGCTGGCCTTGCGCTTCACGTTGTTAAGAACCACGCCCAGCATCTTGGCCCCGACCCGGTCCAGATTGGCCTTCGCCTTAGCTGCAATATCGCGCTTCACCTTACCGTAGCTGACCACCATGATTACGCCGTCACTCTTAGAGGCAACAATCTGTGCATCTGTAACGGCCAATAGCGGCGGAGTATCAATCAGAATGACATCATATAACTGACGCAGCTCCTGCAGCACTGCACTCATCCGGTTGGAGGCCATCATCTCAGCAGGATTCGGAGGAATCGGGCCGGATGTCATCAGATACAGGTTGTTCACACCGGATTCCTGAATCACATCGGCCAGATTCGCCTGCTGAGAGAGCAAGGAGGACAACCCATACCGGTTACTCAGGGAAAAAGTCTTATGCGCCGTAGGCTTACGCAAGTCACCATCGATTAGCAGCACCTTCTTATCCGCTTGCGCGTACGCAGCGGCCAGATTGGCGGTAACGGTTGATTTCCCTTCCTCCGGTCCGGAAGAAGTGACCATAATAATCTGGAT
This genomic interval from Paenibacillus sp. FSL H8-0332 contains the following:
- a CDS encoding nucleoside-diphosphate sugar epimerase/dehydratase, which codes for MTAKKRVLVLFMIDVAIIWFSIVTSYLFRFYNEIPPEYVVQMIVFGLISTVAVGGSLVYFGLYRRMWQYASINEIISVLKAIVVGALLSYVAAYIILPERVPFSIEVRAMETVLLLVGGVRFFWRVFRSERSNNKNTELHTLIVGAGDCGILIAKELTGPSFASTRLVGFIDDSADKYHMSILSVPVLGNRYDIPRIVKEKEIHEIIIAMPSVSRTQISEIINLAKATGAKLKIIPALNDLIAGKISVKKLRDVSVEDLLGREPIVADMNSILGYVHNKTVLVTGAGGSIGSELCRQISPFAPDKLLILGHGENSIYTIEMELRKSFPYLEIVTVIADVQDRTRLMDVFQSYKPQVVFHAAAHKHVPLMERNPSEAIKNNVFGTRNVADCADMYGAERFVMISSDKAVNPTSVMGATKRIAEMYVQSLNVASPTKFSAVRFGNVLGSRGSVIPAFKQQIAAGGPVTVTHPEMVRYFMTIPEAVQLVIQSGSFANGGEVFVLDMGAPVKILTLAEDLITLSGYEPYKDIDITFSGIREGEKLYEELLTDEENLGSTQHDRIFIGRPNVITRSQMELEFKRLERVVTEDAEAIREVINQIVPMQPVIQAAIS
- a CDS encoding CpsD/CapB family tyrosine-protein kinase — protein: MSQQPNKQRHLITVTNPRSPVSEAFRALRTNIDFSSVDEQIQIIMVTSSGPEEGKSTVTANLAAAYAQADKKVLLIDGDLRKPTAHKTFSLSNRYGLSSLLSQQANLADVIQESGVNNLYLMTSGPIPPNPAEMMASNRMSAVLQELRQLYDVILIDTPPLLAVTDAQIVASKSDGVIMVVSYGKVKRDIAAKAKANLDRVGAKMLGVVLNNVKRKASEGYYYYYYGN